A genome region from Microtus ochrogaster isolate Prairie Vole_2 chromosome 1, MicOch1.0, whole genome shotgun sequence includes the following:
- the Npy2r gene encoding neuropeptide Y receptor type 2 isoform X1, whose product MVPRPPFTAAPAPALAERAGCLPLGFSSCKGSALRFPSYTAKLSSPELDFPGCGDSCVIGRPRETEVVLKMGPVGAEAEENQTVEAKVESYGPGHTTPRGELPPDPEPELIDSTKLVEVQVVLILAYCSIILLGVIGNSLVIHVVIKFKTMRTVTNFFIANLAVADLLVNTLCLPFTLTYTLMGEWKMGAVLCHLVPYAQGLAVQVSTITLTVIALDRHRCIVYHLESKISKRISFLIIGLAWGISALLASPLAIFREYSLIEIIPDFEIVACTEKWPGEEKSVYGTVYSLSTLLILYVLPLGIISFSYARIWSKLKNHVSPGAASDHYHQRRHKTTKMLVCVVVVFAVSWLPLHAFQLAVDIDSHVLDLKEYKLIFTVFHIIAMCSTFANPLLYGWMNSNYRKAFLSAFRCEQRLDAIHSEVSMTFKAKKNLQVKKNNGPTDSFSEATNV is encoded by the exons ATGGTCCCGCGACCCCCATTTACCGCAGCTCCTGCACCCGCTCTGGCAGAGCGTGCTGGCTGTTTGCCCTTAGGATTCAGCTCCTGCAAGGGATCGGCTCTCCGCTTTCCCTCCTACACCGCGAAACTCAGCAGCCCAGAGTTGGATTTCCCGGGGTGTGGAG ATTCTTGTGTTATTGGGAGGCCAAGAGAGACGGAAGTGGTGCTGAAGATGGGCCCCGTAGGTGCAGAGGCCGAGGAGAACCAGACAGTAGAAGCAAAGGTGGAGTCCTATGGGCCAGGGCACACCACTCCTAGAGGTGAGCTGCCCCCTGATCCCGAGCCGGAGCTCATAGACAGCACCAAGCTGGTTGAGGTACAGGTGGTCCTCATTTTGGCCTATTGCTCCATCATCTTGCTGGGCGTAATTGGCAACTCCCTGGTCATCCACGTAGTGATCAAGTTCAAGACGATGCGCACGGTGACCAACTTTTTCATCGCCAATCTGGCTGTGGCAGATCTTTTGGTGAATACCCTTTGCCTGCCGTTCACTCTGACCTATACCCTGATGGGAGAGTGGAAAATGGGTGCAGTTCTCTGCCACTTGGTGCCCTACGCTCAGGGTCTGGCTGTGCAAGTGTCCACGATAACTCTGACAGTCATTGCCCTCGACCGCCACCGCTGCATTGTGTACCATCTGGAGAGCAAGATCTCCAAGCGAATCAGCTTCCTGATTATTGGTCTGGCCTGGGGCATCAGCGCCCTGCTGGCGAGTCCCCTGGCCATCTTCCGGGAGTACTCACTAATTGAGATCATTCCCGACTTTGAGATTGTGGCTTGTACTGAGAAGTGGCCCGGGGAGGAGAAGAGCGTCTACGGCACGGTCTACAGTCTTTCCACCTTACTGATCCTGTACGTTCTGCCTCTGGGCATCATATCTTTCTCCTACGCCCGTATCTGGAGTAAGCTGAAGAACCATGTCAGCCCGGGAGCTGCAAGCGACCATTACCACCAGCGAAGgcacaaaacaaccaaaatgctGGTGTGTGTGGTTGTGGTGTTTGCCGTCAGCTGGCTGCCGCTCCACGCCTTCCAACTTGCCGTGGACATCGACAGCCACGTCCTGGACCTGAAGGAGTACAAACTCATCTTCACGGTGTTCCACATTATCGCCATGTGCTCCACCTTCGCCAACCCTCTTCTCTACGGCTGGATGAACAGCAACTACAGAAAGGCGTTCCTCTCTGCCTTCCGGTGTGAGCAGAGGCTGGACGCCATCCACTCGGAGGTGTCTATGACCTTCAAGGCTAAAAAGAACCTGCAAGTCAAAAAGAACAATGGCCCCACTGACTCTTTTTCGGAGGCTACCAATGTCTAA
- the Npy2r gene encoding neuropeptide Y receptor type 2 isoform X2 — translation MGPVGAEAEENQTVEAKVESYGPGHTTPRGELPPDPEPELIDSTKLVEVQVVLILAYCSIILLGVIGNSLVIHVVIKFKTMRTVTNFFIANLAVADLLVNTLCLPFTLTYTLMGEWKMGAVLCHLVPYAQGLAVQVSTITLTVIALDRHRCIVYHLESKISKRISFLIIGLAWGISALLASPLAIFREYSLIEIIPDFEIVACTEKWPGEEKSVYGTVYSLSTLLILYVLPLGIISFSYARIWSKLKNHVSPGAASDHYHQRRHKTTKMLVCVVVVFAVSWLPLHAFQLAVDIDSHVLDLKEYKLIFTVFHIIAMCSTFANPLLYGWMNSNYRKAFLSAFRCEQRLDAIHSEVSMTFKAKKNLQVKKNNGPTDSFSEATNV, via the coding sequence ATGGGCCCCGTAGGTGCAGAGGCCGAGGAGAACCAGACAGTAGAAGCAAAGGTGGAGTCCTATGGGCCAGGGCACACCACTCCTAGAGGTGAGCTGCCCCCTGATCCCGAGCCGGAGCTCATAGACAGCACCAAGCTGGTTGAGGTACAGGTGGTCCTCATTTTGGCCTATTGCTCCATCATCTTGCTGGGCGTAATTGGCAACTCCCTGGTCATCCACGTAGTGATCAAGTTCAAGACGATGCGCACGGTGACCAACTTTTTCATCGCCAATCTGGCTGTGGCAGATCTTTTGGTGAATACCCTTTGCCTGCCGTTCACTCTGACCTATACCCTGATGGGAGAGTGGAAAATGGGTGCAGTTCTCTGCCACTTGGTGCCCTACGCTCAGGGTCTGGCTGTGCAAGTGTCCACGATAACTCTGACAGTCATTGCCCTCGACCGCCACCGCTGCATTGTGTACCATCTGGAGAGCAAGATCTCCAAGCGAATCAGCTTCCTGATTATTGGTCTGGCCTGGGGCATCAGCGCCCTGCTGGCGAGTCCCCTGGCCATCTTCCGGGAGTACTCACTAATTGAGATCATTCCCGACTTTGAGATTGTGGCTTGTACTGAGAAGTGGCCCGGGGAGGAGAAGAGCGTCTACGGCACGGTCTACAGTCTTTCCACCTTACTGATCCTGTACGTTCTGCCTCTGGGCATCATATCTTTCTCCTACGCCCGTATCTGGAGTAAGCTGAAGAACCATGTCAGCCCGGGAGCTGCAAGCGACCATTACCACCAGCGAAGgcacaaaacaaccaaaatgctGGTGTGTGTGGTTGTGGTGTTTGCCGTCAGCTGGCTGCCGCTCCACGCCTTCCAACTTGCCGTGGACATCGACAGCCACGTCCTGGACCTGAAGGAGTACAAACTCATCTTCACGGTGTTCCACATTATCGCCATGTGCTCCACCTTCGCCAACCCTCTTCTCTACGGCTGGATGAACAGCAACTACAGAAAGGCGTTCCTCTCTGCCTTCCGGTGTGAGCAGAGGCTGGACGCCATCCACTCGGAGGTGTCTATGACCTTCAAGGCTAAAAAGAACCTGCAAGTCAAAAAGAACAATGGCCCCACTGACTCTTTTTCGGAGGCTACCAATGTCTAA